The nucleotide sequence CATCCAAACCCACACACCGACACCACCACCGCAGGAAGCACAACCGGGAGGACCGTGCCCCGGCAGCGGGAGCACCTGAACCCGAGCATCCCCGTCGCTGTCACACTCACAGCCGCCCGGTCCCTAGGGTGCCCTCACTGTCGGACAGCAACGACGACAGGGCTCCTCTCTGTGAGCCGAGGGACCATAAAGGGGCCGGTTTGGCCAACAGCGGCGGTCATGTCAGCAGTCCCTCCCCGTCCTCATGCTCCCTGGTCCCGCTGTCCAGCAGGTCATCCCGCCGCTCCCGGAGGTCCAGTGCTGCTTCTTCTGCATCCGATATCAACTTACGCACCATCCTCAATTCACTCTTTGGGCAGGTAAGGCCCAGAAACACAGGGTTTTATAATGTACCTCTCAGCTGCTTAACATAGTGTCAGCTGAATTCATTTCTCCACACAACTGGTCATTTGGTTAAATTCATATGAGGAGTTTTAGTGTGTGAATTGCAGAGAGGCTCCTTTCAATtctgctgtgacagtgacacCTCTAACCCAAATCCCAATTCATGTAAAACATAATTGTAATAGTCTGTTTGCCGAgtgaaaattagattttagaAACCAGTTTGAATGGATAACACCAGTGTCTCTAGTACTGCAGGCTTGATCTAAAATAATCTAATGTATTAAGTTCACTGAGGCTTGCCCTGCAGGACTGCTCAGGCTGAAAATAGTGGTTTGTTACTAGTATTTCTACAGAAGTGGTTAAGTGTGGCCTCTGGCTCCAGTGATGTCCTGTTCCCAATCAATATACGCTAATGTGCTCTGTGATGCAGTCTGCAAACACTGTTGTTACTGGACAGACTGTAGAGGGGGGAAGCTTCTTGTACACATTCACTTCTTATGTAATTTGTAAATACAGTACTACCTCCTACAGACCTTCTCAGTCAGGCACCCCTTCCTTATTGAAGTGGATGTGCTGGGGCAGATAAAATGCTCTAGTATCAGAGAGGTGGGAATCTCTGATGTGCTAATGTGTTTTTGGTCAAAGACAAAGATATATATTCATGTTCCTGCATCATTCAGCGAGGAACACTGCAGTGATTGTTGTGTTATGTTTGAAGGAAATCACTTTGATGTTCCTGTTGGTGATGGAAGCTCTATTTCGAGCCACAACTCTATTTATACAAAAGAAATGAGCTCAATATGCCTGGGCTCCTATTAGTGTTGTGGTTTAGTTTTACATCACAAATCCTCACCAAGCTCCACATTGCTGCTGATAATATGTTATTTATTGAGGGAAGTTTCCCAGTCTCTTCCACAGAAGTCAGAGTTTATTTGCTTCCATGTATGGTGCCTGAATTTTAATCTGATTCAGGACGTGATTTACGTAAGTTAGAGGATCAGAAAGCTCTCAGCTGTTAGACAGGCTGCGAACAGGAGCACAGAGAGCATCCATTGTGGCTTCAAGAGAAAAATCTAGTTCTTATAGTATAAAAGCCTATTCTACAAATAACCCGTGAGTCAGTCTGCGAGCAGCTCTGTGAAAACATTAGCGTGACCTGAAAAAGGTCTTTGATGAGACAGCTAGATGGAGAGGAGTTcaatgacagacagaaatgtaactCGTGGTTtgagagatacacacacaacacgttGCCTTTGGCATTTCGTCTGAACAATGCATTCAAAGTAAACAGGATTTTCACTGCTCTGGCCACAGGTAGTGCTTGGACTCGCCAAAATGGAAACACATGTGATCAGCTACCTTTAGTCTGATTTTGATAGTATTCCTttagaaaatacacacacacacatacacacacacacacacacacacacacacacacacacacacgcgtagATAAAGAattcacagtaacagatggaCTATACAGTAGCTGCATTCCTGCCTCTCGCAgtcttcatgtgtttttcttcgGTGCCATGTGTCTGCTGTAGGTCAGAGTGACCTTGTCTTTGCCTGCAGAGGGCACAGGATGATGTGTGCggatgggggtgggtgggggttaaggcaagaaaaacaaaggcacATACAGAAATATGAAGTGCAATATACGTTTGAATTCAGATGCAATCTCAAGGTTGCAAACTGACAAATTAGTCTTGCACTTGAGCAGTGAGAGTGCAGGTGAGGAGGACAACAAGACTGGAAATAGGTCATCACAGAGTGTTCCTGTAAACTCGCCTGGTACAGATTTTCACAGCATAGACACAGCAAACACCTTGCAATAATTGTGTGACCCTGAAGTGAAAGGTTAGAAAAAGCTTTGTCTATATTCCTGTAGGAAAGCTGATACAGCTGGTCACATTTCCCTTGTTTATTCTTATGTTTGGTGCCTGTGTTGTGCCTGAATTGTCCGTGTTGTTCACAGAATGACTACAACAGCTTGTTCAGTGTGACAGTTGGGTGAAATATCTCAGGCACTCACCCTCATTTCCTTTAATAGGCATacttctctttccctccttgGTCCACTTCCCTCTCTCAATTTAGTTTCTCACCCTCACTCTTAtttcttctccccctctctctttctcccactgtGTCACTGGCACTACTTTTGCTACTTTCAGTTACACCAGATagcacagtgcagtgcagttgACAGTGTCTATTTTTCCAATCAGCTGTAAGTTAGCACCCCAGGCTTCATGGGTCTTGCTGAAACCAGAGTTTACGCTCCTCTCAAAAACCCCCAAACTGCaaattttacagagaaaaagtCCTCATGGTCCTTTTTagtgtctcttttctcttttggtATGGGAAACTGCTTGGACTGGCCCCTGAGAGCGGTAAGATTGTTTTTTACACCGTGTCTTTCTCAGTGTGTTAGGTTAGATTTTGTGGTGCATTCAAAACTGAAACTGGTAACTAAAACTTTGGTGATTTTGGAAAGTTTGTTTATAATTTTGCATAACTGTGTGTAGCTGGTTCTGTTCTTACTGTTCAAATTTGCATGGATGTCAATGAAGTCAGGCATCACTGCAAAACGCCACAGAAGATTTAgaacatttttatctgtatgtgtatttttgatgatttgacTCAGTTTAGGATTAGAATGTGAAGTTAGGGGTTTTAATATCCACACTGTTTAATGTTGATGGTTTGTAATAAGTTACTTTATTATGAACTGAAACTTATTCTGCTACTGCACTGCTTGTAAATGGCCCTggtgtgtattttgttgttaGATAAATGGTTCAGACTTTGGTAGACATTTAGTGTGTAACAGGCACTATTTTCTAAAAGCACTGTATGTCCAACAGGTGAAAATATGTCCTAATGTCCTCACacaataatgatttttttgcatgtatgtgtgatgACATGTGTAGCCTGTTCTCTGGTGTTTTAGCTTGCCTTTTCTGTGCTTCTGAGTATGTTTACTGTTCCTGTGAAAGTGTATAGGTGTGAGGTGCCAGTCCATGTGACGTAGCACATAAACAGCTATGAACAATGAATGGAAAGTTGGCAACCTGCTGCGTTATTGATGCATTTACATTTCTGCCTTGTGTTCATATTTTCTACGTTGTTTCATATACAGttgcacagcacacacacatacacacatgataCATTTAAAGAGAAGAGCAGCTCCTTTTAAGCTAGTGCCTATTTTCCAGAATGTAGAGTCTGTATTGACTGTCACACATCCTTTCTCAGTTCTGCTCTGAAGCCTGTACGGATCTCTAACTCTGTCTCTGCACCCCTCTGGAAAGATGGTCCAGGATGCTGAAAGGAGACTCAGAGGGGTGCTGTCCTGTGAGGAGATGGGCCAGGCAGGGTATCTTGGGCCTTATCAGGAGTCCATTGTTTCCATGACACAAAACTGCGTTCTCGTGAGCAACATACTGGGACAAACCTGTGTCTTCCTGAGTACAGGCATGGCCAAGTGCAGGCAGACTGTACGTAAGTCTGGacaaacacactttttaaaatctctttctATTTCTTCTCTATTCATATCAGTAAAGCTTACCTGGACACAACTTCTATTATTACCAAACAAGCTGCAGTAACTACTTTAACCACTGGGTTGTAGAAACCTGATTTGCTATCATCATTTCTTACTATTTCCACTCTTGCTGCTTTTGACTGGTATCCTGCCATCTGCCAGTAGGGAACACACAGGTTTGGAAAATGACTGAACCTGAAAGCTCATAAATGACTGCAAGAGTGTTTAGGAATGTGTGAACACAGGTCGTGCACATGAATGTAATGTTTGTTACTCAAATTAGATCAGTAGTTTCCATCCTTTTAGGCTTTAGCGACATAGAGGCTATAGTAGCCAAGTATGGTATGGTATTGTGCTATGTCCCACTGTTTGCCTCACACATCtgtattttgtacagtttgggaaatacatttattagtTTTCTTTCCAAGAGAAGATCGATAACCACTCTCATGCCTGCATGGTTAATATgtagcctggctctgttcaaaggcTAGCCATTTCCCCCTGTTTACAATCTTGATGCAaaactaagctaaccagctgctgttcTGTAGCTCCATATTTCACAGATGTGAGAATAATATcagtcctctcatctaactctcaacaaagcaaataagtttattttcccaaaatgtcaaactattcctttaagagcAACTATATGTGACTCACTTACAACCTAATTCAGACAATCCAAAGCTCATATATCTCCTTGTCTACACTATTATATGGttactgattaatcaatcaacagTTATGTCAGGTGAACTGCATGAGGAGAAAGTGGACTTAATATTTAGCACTTTCACATCTCATTGAAAACAGTTCAGTAATGGAGGTTTTAGAGTAAACTGATCGGGCCCAGAACACATCAATGTAAATATTCATGGATGATGAACCAACGGTGATGAGTGGAGAAAAGTGCTGATGGTgctgtgcatgcatgcatgtggaATTGGCTGGATTGGCTTCTTTTGGCCCGTGTACCTCTTGCGTTGTATTTCTTGGCGGTTCCGGTCAGACAGTTCTTCGGCCTGACGTCAGCACTTGATGTTGTGTTTAGACTTCTCGCTGCTCCTGCTGTTAACCCCTGAGGGCTCTGGGAtatgtctgcctctctctctgccctttAAAGGTTGTGTTCATTGTAAGCAAgctctgaaaaaaaagaaacagtcacATTCTTCTGTGAACTTGAGGCTTATGGCTCCCAGTCATGTTTGATAGGAATCAGCCTATTTATACCCGGAGGTTTTGTCATCAAGATGTGAGATAGTCTCAGTCTACTGTTCACATCCTTTTATTGTTGAGCACCCCTAAGTTGAGGCTCACAAGACCGATGAGGACTGTTATGGAGAAGGTTGCTGACTTAGGTTTGGGCATCACTCAAGTCATAGCTTTGTCAGCGGTATGTTTGCATGTACCTAATACGCAGGAGAGTGTTTGCTATGATGTATGATCATGATGGTTGcttttttcatgtgttgtgAATTTGTTTTCATACTGACCAGAGATTTCTTAACAGGACAGAGAACTACGGCCAGAAGAAATGGATGGTAAGCTTCTCtttctttaatgttttctctttctttactgAAGCTAAGCAGTCAAACAAAACGTCTTGTAAAATTATTCCACAACACAGGTTTGTCAAAGCGCTGAACAGAACAAGCATAAAAGGCAGAATTAAATAAAAGGAGAGACAAGAGCCATACAATTTAATTACTGATgatttttctgttattgttcAACAGAGTTGCGGGATGCTTTTAAAGAGTTTGACAAGGACAAAGATGGTTTCATCAGTTGTAAAGACCTGGGAAACTGTATGAGAACCATGGGATACATGCCCACTGAAATGGAGCTGATTGAACTAAGCCAACAGATAAACATGAACTGTAAGGACTTAACTGTCTTGTGTGTTTATACAGCATGTGATGCATATAACtgtatcctgtgtgtgtattgtggtTTGAAATTCTGTGCCAAAATCTCTTTTTGTTAGTGGGAGGTCATGTTGATTTTGAGGATTTTGTAGAGTTAATGGGTCCAAAACTCCTCGCCGAAACCGCAGACATGATCGGAATAAAAGAGTTGAAAGACGCGTTTAGAGAGGTAAGAGTATCTAGTTTCCGTAGCTCTGATCATGCTGATTTTTACTAGTAGCGtttccatttttaatgttgttcCTCTGCTTTTTGTTCTCAGTTTGACACTAATGGAGACGGTGCCATAAGCACATCTGAGCTCCGGGACGCAATGAGGAAGCTGTTGGGTCAACAGGTAAGATTTAGATTGTAATATAAGAGAGTCTTTAAACCATTCTTGAATGAATGTGGAACTCCACTTAACCTCTgccaatttcttttttttccaggtagGTCTAAAGGAAGTAGAAGATATCCTAAGGGATGTTGACTTGAATGGTGATGGGCTTGTTGACTTTGAAGGTAAAGCAGCTCTCTTAAATTGCTCATTCAAGATGTACTGTAGAGTGTGGTGCAACTGCTGCATATTGtcaccctcctctcttttcacagAGTTTGTACGAATGATGTCTCGCTAAGATCATAAAATGATCGCTCCTGAATGTGAAGCTGTGTCCTTCTCTATATACTTGACCAAGTACATCAAGAGGACCTGCTAAGATCTTCTGAGCCATCTGAATCTGAATGACACTGGAATTAAAACTCCTTGAATGTTACGGAGCAAGGAGTCACCTCACACTTTCAATCAATAAGTGTTCTTCCTGAAACGTCTCCAGTTGAAGTGAGGCAGAATTTGCTGTAGCCTAGCTGATGATTGTCCAACTTatgttttttgcactttaaTTCTCACTAAATAACTTCCTGTGTGTGGATAGATTGCTGGTGTCTTGTCTTTAAAATAAGTGTTTCGCAAAATGTCGCCTTTGATGTACAACAAAGTCGGGATGAGAGGGTGAACGCCTGTAGAAAAGATGTAAAAGATCAGTGCACTGTTGAACATTTCACTACATTTTCACTCAGTATGTGTTATATTAGAAACTGTACGTGGAATGTCCTTTGTGTGACATTGGTGCTCCACCATGGAACCCATGTGGCAATATCACACCTGTATTGTAACTGTGTGACCATCTGTGATTTTTCACTGTGCCAGTCCAGTCTGAGAAAAGCATCACAGTCTGAGTCAACTACGTGCGGTGAAGAAGCAGATCTCTGATAttactgagacagagacagaactCTGAAATACATCTCATATATGTTGTGCTCTACAGTCTGAGGTCAAGGGCAGCTGAAACACATCTTAAAAAGATGCACAGCTCTCTCTCAAAGCTTAAATCCAGAGAACCAAAGtgctcactgacacacaacactAACACAACATAGCTTTAGGAAAcaattaatgtgtgtttttaagaatCCATACTGCCCTGTCTGAGAACATACAGCAGGAATGACATATGTGAAGTGTATTTACATTGgatgtgatgatgtgttgtacctgtactgtatgtcagtgtcAATATGATTGTAGTCATGGTAATGTTCCACACATCTGTGTTGTTGAAGCAATTTTTATGCATGCCAAAGACAGAAGTTTATTAAATCAGTatgcacatttgcatttttgtctaacaaagtaaacaaaatatttcgCCAAGTTAACTGTAGAAAAATGAAAGGTGTTTACACTTGAGCCCCTCTTCCTGTGgagaaactgtcaaaaaatacaGGAGCAATACAGTCGAGTTTGTTATTtagacatgaaatgaaaatatactgtatgtactcaaacacactgacaacagcttgtttttgttatggACGTTTACCTCAACTACCTCTCGATCTCTGCTGTGTGTCCATACTTCTTGTCCAAATGTAATTATCAGCATATTAGTATAGCACTGGGTGCTGTCACTGCATGTCTTGAGGACAAACCTCCtcataatatttattatttatacatgTCTCTGGTAAGACTGCAGGCTGGGCACGTTTTCCCTGCAGAAAGACTACAGAACCATTACTGTGCAAGTCaccaaatgaaaataactgtaaataCCTCTGCTGTGTCCCTGTGTGACCTTTGACTAATTTAGCTTCGATGAAAGATTTGTTACTACATACAGGTTTGGTAGTTACACATATTACAAAAGACATATTAGGCAGTGATACGGTATGCATAAACTGTATCATGCTCTTCTGATTTATTTGGGCAGCAGTGACAGACACTACTTACAATCAACTacagttattttatttcactgttatACTCCAACTAAAACACCACTGTAAAATAATGCAAAACAGTTAACCTTGTAAAATACACCACCCCACCCATGGGATGCTTTGGCCTTGGCAGTGCTACTTAAGGTGTGTTATGGCCTGTACTGAACTTAATCTTCACACAGCCTTGACAAATTATACTTTATATGGAAATTCTAAGTCTCGTGATTCTATCTGTGCAAAGTACTTTAGAATCTCTAAAAACTATTGACACAGAATTGGTTCAAACTTATGGCTAACGCTCCATAAAAGGTACTAATACAGGCCTTATATTCCATTTTTATGcattatacatatataattCTAccctttttgctttttgtgtctttaaactTAATCTGACCTTTTAGTGGTAACATTTAAAGAGTTGCCTTTCAAAGGTGACCAGGGTCATGACTGTAAGGTTTAAAGGAGAgtaatctttttattttgaacacAGTATTTTCAGTCGTCCATAAAAATGCTGCTAacagattaaaatgaaaacagtaactttaacaaaaactaaaatgttaagTTTTTGTGTAGAAAAAAAGGAGACTGTTGTAGGAACAGCAACACCCACGCCAAAACCGCAGTACCTGCTGCCTCTGGGCCACTactggagagaaaatgtttccagaaaAACAGTCTCTccagaagcagcagcaacaagataacatatgcaaacacaagGTATTTTGTAGGAGTTTCCTGTCCATGTATTACCAATATTGAGCACCATCTCACCAGCACCATCTCTAGCAAACAATTTAACTGTATGAGGCTGTATGTTTGTTCCATTCTAAGAATAGAGGGCATTTGACCATATGTTTACCAGCGCCGTGTTAGGTAAAAAGCAATCATCACCTGTCATCCGTAGAGGTATTGTTGTTGCCATAGCAACTATCTCCATtcattccttcctctctgttcaACTGCCGAGTGCACCGTGTGCGCGCTGTGTTGGATTCTCCTGATTGGACAAGACTCGGACCGGAAAGAGGGGGGCGTCAGAATGTTTTAAAGAACCCGTGtaatattacacacacacacacacacacacacacatatatatatatatatatatatatatatagtaataatGGTAAATCCTGtatgctaaaaaaaatacaaattaaaaataaacagctacTGTGAAAACCCCTTCTTCTGGCCCAGGTCTCAGGAGTAGGTAAAGACAACTTTCCCCAGAACCTATATAAAAATAACCTTGAACAAAGTTCCTGAGTTTTCGGCCCAGGGTTTACTCCCGCTCCCACTTTTATAAACTTCAATCTTAAGTAGCACTACTGTATAATGggtaaattttatttttagattataTTTGTTTACGGGTAGGCCTGTTGTTCAGTTTAAAGGAGGG is from Lates calcarifer isolate ASB-BC8 linkage group LG13, TLL_Latcal_v3, whole genome shotgun sequence and encodes:
- the cabp1a gene encoding calcium-binding protein 1a isoform X6; the protein is MRTVMEKVADLGLGITQVIALSADRELRPEEMDELRDAFKEFDKDKDGFISCKDLGNCMRTMGYMPTEMELIELSQQINMNLGGHVDFEDFVELMGPKLLAETADMIGIKELKDAFREFDTNGDGAISTSELRDAMRKLLGQQVGLKEVEDILRDVDLNGDGLVDFEEFVRMMSR
- the cabp1a gene encoding calcium-binding protein 1a isoform X5; the encoded protein is MVQDAERRLRGVLSCEEMGQAGYLGPYQESIVSMTQNCVLVSNILGQTCVFLSTGMAKCRQTDRELRPEEMDELRDAFKEFDKDKDGFISCKDLGNCMRTMGYMPTEMELIELSQQINMNLGGHVDFEDFVELMGPKLLAETADMIGIKELKDAFREFDTNGDGAISTSELRDAMRKLLGQQVGLKEVEDILRDVDLNGDGLVDFEEFVRMMSR
- the cabp1a gene encoding calcium-binding protein 1a isoform X4, with the translated sequence MGLAETRVYAPLKNPQTANFTEKKSSWSFLVSLFSFGMGNCLDWPLRAMVQDAERRLRGVLSCEEMGQAGYLGPYQESIVSMTQNCVLVSNILGQTCVFLSTGMAKCRQTDRELRPEEMDELRDAFKEFDKDKDGFISCKDLGNCMRTMGYMPTEMELIELSQQINMNLGGHVDFEDFVELMGPKLLAETADMIGIKELKDAFREFDTNGDGAISTSELRDAMRKLLGQQVGLKEVEDILRDVDLNGDGLVDFEEFVRMMSR
- the cabp1a gene encoding calcium-binding protein 1a isoform X1; this encodes MSSSFPKSESTTSLLKSSSAARRPTHLPERTAESRRSQHHHQHQHQHHHRPAALQSGSSKAEESFWSAECDISARRPLCHPSLIGSQDSSNNAATRDKRKSHAPHSQVPDPPEPNGEAGRGVRERCRSSKPTHRHHHRRKHNREDRAPAAGAPEPEHPRRCHTHSRPVPRVPSLSDSNDDRAPLCEPRDHKGAGLANSGGHVSSPSPSSCSLVPLSSRSSRRSRRSSAASSASDINLRTILNSLFGQMVQDAERRLRGVLSCEEMGQAGYLGPYQESIVSMTQNCVLVSNILGQTCVFLSTGMAKCRQTDRELRPEEMDELRDAFKEFDKDKDGFISCKDLGNCMRTMGYMPTEMELIELSQQINMNLGGHVDFEDFVELMGPKLLAETADMIGIKELKDAFREFDTNGDGAISTSELRDAMRKLLGQQVGLKEVEDILRDVDLNGDGLVDFEEFVRMMSR
- the cabp1a gene encoding calcium-binding protein 1a isoform X3, coding for MSSSFPKSESTTSLLKSSSAARRPTHLPERTAESRRSQHHHQHQHQHHHRPAALQSGSSKAEESFWSAECDISARRPLCHPSLIGSQDSSNNAATRDKRKSHAPHSQVPDPPEPNGEAGRGVRERCRSSKPTHRHHHRRKHNREDRAPAAGAPEPEHPRRCHTHSRPVPRVPSLSDSNDDRAPLCEPRDHKGAGLANSGGHVSSPSPSSCSLVPLSSRSSRRSRRSSAASSASDINLRTILNSLFGQDRELRPEEMDELRDAFKEFDKDKDGFISCKDLGNCMRTMGYMPTEMELIELSQQINMNLGGHVDFEDFVELMGPKLLAETADMIGIKELKDAFREFDTNGDGAISTSELRDAMRKLLGQQVGLKEVEDILRDVDLNGDGLVDFEEFVRMMSR
- the cabp1a gene encoding calcium-binding protein 1a isoform X2, whose translation is MSSSFPKSESTTSLLKSSSAARRPTHLPERTAESRRSQHHHQHQHQHHHRPAALQSGSSKAEESFWSAECDISARRPLCHPSLIGSQDSSNNAATRDKRKSHAPHSQVPDPPEPNGEAGRGVRERCRSSKPTHRHHHRRKHNREDRAPAAGAPEPEHPRRCHTHSRPVPRVPSLSDSNDDRAPLCEPRDHKGAGLANSGGHVSSPSPSSCSLVPLSSRSSRRSRRSSAASSASDINLRTILNSLFGQMVQDAERRLRGVLSCEEMGQAGYLGPYQESIVSMTQNCVLVSNILGQTCVFLSTGMAKCRQTDRELRPEEMDELRDAFKEFDKDKDGFISCKDLGNCMRTMGYMPTEMELIELSQQINMNLGGHVDFEDFVELMGPKLLAETADMIGIKELKDAFREFDTNGDGAISTSELRDAMRKLLGQQSLYE